In one window of Mastigocladopsis repens PCC 10914 DNA:
- a CDS encoding baseplate J/gp47 family protein, whose amino-acid sequence MNGIQFETTADLGIPTYTDYGTVAIISLTPGARGNVSQLTPVSFPSVRRLGAIALTEPTRNGQDAETEAEFQQRIYGLLRRRETLISEDDFEAAVVDFLGVGSTALAIGRLKPDKTTYQNGYVGVFGLNADGSALSTGQLSALSDELNRKAAMATITVWTIETFRVNVDVVVGIQSGVLPDAIALSIQQNVRDFLFPGKLPAGESVYPKALEARIQAIPGVVLGVIDVKLNGFAMPQPMPHLWTVGTLGTLKVTVNLNGGKGLSVSFDY is encoded by the coding sequence ATTAATGGCATTCAGTTTGAGACAACTGCTGATTTGGGGATTCCCACCTATACTGACTATGGAACTGTAGCAATAATATCTCTTACTCCAGGAGCACGCGGGAATGTTTCACAGCTTACTCCAGTGTCATTTCCTAGTGTGAGGAGGTTGGGTGCGATCGCTCTTACCGAACCAACCAGAAACGGACAAGACGCGGAAACAGAAGCTGAGTTTCAGCAACGTATTTATGGATTGCTTCGTCGCCGCGAAACCCTTATTAGCGAGGATGATTTTGAAGCAGCAGTAGTTGATTTTTTAGGAGTTGGTTCTACAGCGCTGGCAATTGGAAGATTAAAACCAGATAAAACTACTTATCAAAATGGGTATGTAGGAGTATTTGGACTCAATGCAGACGGTAGCGCTTTAAGTACTGGACAACTCTCTGCACTGAGTGATGAGCTTAACCGTAAAGCTGCAATGGCAACTATCACTGTCTGGACAATTGAAACTTTTAGGGTAAATGTTGATGTGGTTGTTGGCATTCAATCAGGTGTGTTGCCTGATGCTATCGCTTTATCTATTCAACAAAATGTTAGAGACTTTCTTTTTCCTGGCAAGTTACCAGCAGGTGAGAGTGTTTATCCTAAAGCTCTAGAAGCACGAATACAAGCGATTCCTGGGGTTGTTTTAGGGGTTATTGATGTTAAGCTGAATGGTTTTGCTATGCCTCAACCTATGCCGCATCTTTGGACGGTAGGCACTTTAGGAACGTTGAAAGTTACAGTTAATCTTAATGGTGGAAAGGGGCTATCTGTCAGCTTTGACTATTAA
- a CDS encoding sensor histidine kinase: MLYKILVIGRKRNQIVASVVDSLQQSNYSVVTKSAIPDNLEGIDLILDVTLKLTSIRSEGLPAIKVVQSPDHLWVSDFDDFLVYPFSSSELLKRVNLCLHRRSDYLRRLPQYLEMIAHDVYHPLRAVNFVLGLTRVGNYGDSLEQLRSVLDTSCSTITATLGVLTDLKSELSQQPGGNIEYINIANLLHSIHAQFSKSALAQNINFSLIIEPEVADVCIYANYSHLWRMVCNLIVNAFKYTPASGSVTIKLDTQVGGFLHLAVQDTGVGITSMQLEQLNIDLGISGCNRIFTLDGTGSHIPRAGLGLRTVKYVADCYQASVNVFSQVGEGSTFVIIFNLKANFQCYSQDKRLLVANAAS, encoded by the coding sequence GTGCTGTATAAAATACTAGTAATTGGTAGAAAGCGAAATCAGATTGTTGCGAGTGTTGTTGATAGCTTGCAGCAGTCAAATTATTCGGTGGTTACTAAGTCTGCAATACCTGACAATCTTGAAGGTATTGACTTGATACTGGATGTTACTTTAAAGCTAACCAGTATCCGTTCGGAAGGTTTACCAGCTATTAAGGTGGTGCAGTCACCGGATCATTTATGGGTTTCCGATTTTGACGATTTTTTGGTGTATCCTTTTTCTTCCTCTGAGCTACTGAAGCGTGTAAATTTATGCTTGCACAGGCGAAGTGATTATCTCCGGAGGCTTCCTCAGTATTTGGAAATGATAGCTCACGATGTCTATCACCCTTTAAGGGCGGTTAACTTTGTTTTAGGCTTGACTAGAGTAGGTAACTATGGTGATAGCCTTGAGCAGCTGCGTTCCGTGTTAGATACCTCCTGCTCTACAATCACAGCTACTTTAGGTGTGCTTACTGATTTGAAGAGTGAGTTGAGTCAACAGCCAGGAGGAAACATTGAATATATCAATATTGCTAACCTGCTGCATTCCATCCATGCTCAGTTCTCTAAGAGTGCTCTAGCGCAGAATATAAATTTCTCCCTTATAATTGAGCCTGAAGTTGCTGATGTGTGCATATATGCGAATTACAGCCACCTTTGGCGGATGGTTTGCAACTTGATTGTAAACGCTTTTAAGTATACTCCTGCTAGTGGCTCTGTTACCATCAAGCTTGATACTCAAGTAGGTGGTTTCCTCCACTTGGCGGTTCAAGATACTGGTGTGGGTATCACTTCAATGCAGTTGGAGCAGTTGAATATTGATTTGGGAATAAGTGGATGCAACAGAATATTTACTCTTGATGGTACTGGTTCTCATATACCTCGTGCTGGCTTGGGCTTGCGTACAGTTAAGTATGTTGCGGATTGTTACCAAGCTAGTGTTAACGTGTTTTCTCAGGTAGGCGAAGGTTCAACATTTGTCATAATCTTTAATTTAAAGGCTAATTTTCAATGTTATTCTCAGGATAAACGCTTACTTGTGGCTAATGCCGCCTCTTAA